One genomic window of Anaeromyxobacter diazotrophicus includes the following:
- a CDS encoding elongation factor G has translation MPSHRTIRTFCITGADGSGKTALVEALLHASDPKRAAPDGSTARLDAEPEEKKRNFTLSIHPETFEEGGRTFNVLDTPGFASFMAEVDWALRVSDGALLVVSAAEGAHNHAERHFDVLADSKLPALGVIGRLDHERADFQRVLADVERSLNVKPIPLQLPIGEGPALKGLVDVLAGKAHLYDKGFARFTEAEIPAPLRAQAEAARTAAMEAAAECDDTLLGKYLEGGALTGEEIVRGLALGAATQRFLPVAVVAAKPGVGVKELLDLVVALLPPPEARALTGKTPHGDEVKVGTEGPFVGQVFRTTIDHFAGRVDYVRVFAGTLRPDAVLVNPRTRTEERVSHFYKTDGAQTAEVKEAGPGDIVVLMKLKDARTGDTLCDRERPVQLPEFPAPNRPVAFAVHTKGADDKAAAALHKLIEEDPSLELGRSPDTGEMLLKGMGQAHVEVTVERVKRKHGVDMTLGPPTAAYLETITTAAKAQGKFKRQTGGHGQYGDAHVELSPRGRGEGFEFEDAIVGGSIPRQFIPSVEKGIRGALAAGPLAGYPVVDFKAKLVFGTYHDVDSSDMAFQVAGSMAFKKAVLEARPILLEPIMKLEVRVPEEYVGAVMGDLNSRRAKVQGMEPLARGVLVRALCPHAEAMSYDADLRSLTQGVGYFTMEPSHYEPVPPPTAQKIIERRRAEGKVKGLEE, from the coding sequence ATGCCGAGCCACCGCACCATCCGGACCTTCTGCATCACCGGAGCCGACGGATCGGGCAAGACGGCCCTGGTCGAGGCGCTGCTCCACGCCAGCGATCCCAAGCGCGCCGCGCCCGATGGGTCGACCGCCCGCCTGGACGCCGAGCCGGAGGAGAAGAAGCGGAACTTCACCCTCAGCATCCACCCCGAGACCTTCGAGGAGGGCGGCCGCACCTTCAACGTGCTCGACACGCCCGGCTTCGCGTCGTTCATGGCCGAGGTGGACTGGGCGCTCCGCGTCTCCGACGGCGCGCTGCTCGTCGTCTCCGCGGCCGAGGGGGCGCACAACCACGCCGAGCGCCACTTCGACGTCCTGGCCGACTCCAAGCTGCCGGCGCTGGGCGTCATCGGGCGGCTCGACCACGAGCGCGCCGACTTCCAGCGGGTGCTCGCCGACGTCGAGCGCTCGCTCAACGTGAAGCCCATCCCACTCCAGCTGCCCATCGGCGAGGGCCCCGCGCTCAAGGGGCTGGTGGACGTGCTGGCCGGCAAGGCGCACCTCTACGACAAGGGGTTCGCGCGCTTCACCGAGGCGGAGATCCCCGCGCCGCTGCGGGCGCAGGCCGAGGCGGCGCGCACCGCCGCGATGGAGGCGGCGGCGGAGTGCGACGACACGCTGCTCGGCAAGTACCTCGAGGGCGGCGCGCTCACCGGCGAGGAGATCGTGAGGGGGCTCGCGCTCGGCGCCGCCACCCAGCGCTTCCTGCCGGTGGCGGTGGTCGCGGCGAAGCCGGGGGTGGGCGTGAAGGAGCTGCTCGACCTGGTGGTCGCGCTCCTCCCGCCGCCCGAGGCGCGCGCGCTCACCGGCAAGACCCCGCACGGCGACGAGGTGAAGGTCGGGACGGAGGGGCCGTTCGTGGGGCAGGTGTTCCGCACCACCATCGACCACTTCGCAGGCCGGGTGGACTACGTGCGCGTCTTCGCCGGGACCCTGCGGCCGGACGCGGTGCTGGTGAACCCGCGCACGCGCACCGAGGAGCGGGTGTCGCACTTCTACAAGACCGACGGCGCGCAGACGGCCGAGGTGAAGGAGGCCGGTCCGGGCGACATCGTGGTCCTCATGAAGCTGAAGGACGCCCGCACCGGCGACACGCTCTGCGACCGCGAGCGCCCGGTGCAGCTGCCCGAGTTCCCGGCGCCGAACCGCCCGGTGGCCTTCGCGGTGCACACGAAGGGCGCCGACGACAAGGCGGCCGCCGCGCTGCACAAGCTCATCGAGGAGGACCCCTCGCTCGAGCTGGGCCGGTCGCCGGACACGGGCGAGATGCTGCTCAAGGGCATGGGGCAGGCGCACGTCGAGGTGACGGTGGAGCGGGTGAAGCGCAAGCACGGCGTCGACATGACGCTCGGGCCGCCGACCGCCGCCTACCTCGAGACCATCACCACCGCCGCCAAGGCGCAGGGCAAGTTCAAGCGGCAGACCGGCGGCCACGGCCAGTACGGCGACGCCCACGTCGAGCTCTCGCCGCGCGGGCGCGGCGAGGGGTTCGAGTTCGAGGACGCCATCGTCGGCGGCTCCATCCCGCGCCAGTTCATCCCGTCGGTGGAGAAGGGCATCCGCGGCGCGCTGGCGGCGGGGCCGCTCGCCGGATACCCGGTGGTCGACTTCAAGGCCAAGCTCGTCTTCGGCACCTACCACGACGTGGACAGCTCCGACATGGCGTTCCAGGTGGCGGGCTCGATGGCGTTCAAGAAGGCGGTGCTGGAGGCGCGCCCCATCCTGCTCGAGCCCATCATGAAGCTCGAGGTGCGGGTGCCGGAGGAGTACGTCGGCGCCGTGATGGGCGACCTCAACAGCCGCCGCGCCAAGGTGCAGGGGATGGAGCCGCTCGCCCGCGGCGTGCTCGTCCGCGCGCTCTGCCCGCACGCCGAGGCGATGAGCTACGACGCCGACCTGCGCTCGCTCACCCAGGGCGTCGGGTACTTCACCATGGAGCCCTCGCACTACGAGCCGGTGCCGCCCCCCACCGCCCAGAAGATCATCGAGCGGCGCCGCGCCGAGGGGAAGGTGAAGGGGCTCGAGGAGTAG
- a CDS encoding GyrI-like domain-containing protein → MARTIDLRRERREEYAPARKPHVVRVMRGRYLAVDGQGAPEGDGFRRAVHALYAMAHVLQAAARAAGRGFKLMPLEAQWWGEAPGGDFTREPRETWRYKVMMRVPDHVGDRQLAAARAALEASGRGEGVEAVELERFAEGRCIQALHVGPYAREGETVARMAAEAAALGLGFAGAHHEVYLSDPRRTPPERLRTLLRHPVRRATARA, encoded by the coding sequence ATGGCGAGGACGATCGACCTCCGGCGCGAGCGCCGGGAGGAGTACGCGCCCGCGAGGAAGCCTCACGTGGTGCGGGTGATGCGGGGGCGGTACCTGGCGGTGGACGGCCAGGGCGCGCCGGAGGGCGACGGCTTCCGGCGGGCGGTGCACGCGCTGTACGCGATGGCGCACGTCCTCCAGGCGGCGGCGCGCGCGGCGGGGCGCGGCTTCAAGCTCATGCCGCTCGAGGCGCAGTGGTGGGGCGAGGCGCCCGGCGGCGACTTCACCCGCGAGCCGCGCGAGACCTGGCGCTACAAGGTCATGATGCGCGTCCCGGACCACGTCGGGGACCGGCAGCTGGCGGCGGCGCGCGCGGCGCTCGAGGCGAGCGGGCGCGGCGAGGGCGTCGAGGCGGTGGAGCTGGAGCGGTTCGCGGAGGGGCGCTGCATCCAGGCGCTGCACGTCGGGCCGTACGCGCGCGAGGGCGAGACGGTCGCGCGCATGGCGGCGGAGGCGGCGGCGCTGGGGCTCGGGTTCGCGGGGGCGCACCACGAGGTCTACCTCTCGGACCCGCGCCGCACGCCGCCCGAGCGGCTGCGGACGCTCCTGCGCCACCCCGTCCGGCGGGCGACGGCGCGCGCTTAG
- a CDS encoding ABC transporter ATP-binding protein, with product MTAYLRLLRFAAPYRARFAAALGCMVVLALSTAAYVNLLGPVLEFLFTGRAQAVASLARFLPASLDLAGWLGRVERERILALLPFVIVGVAVVKGLAYFGQFYLMGMVSQRVIADLRTAMFDHLLGLSPDFFAKRHSGDLMSRFSADVQSVETAVSYAVSSYIRDGLTIVVMLVNCFVLDWRLSLMAFVAVPATLLPIVRFAKRLKRVTQQSQSTLGRISELVQEALSGIRVVQAFGMERYESARFQAENRRWLRIMRKSFLVRALSSPLMEVMAAVGLSLAISWVGGRILRGELEAGKFFSFVAAVLLLYTPVKQLGKVGQIALQGGASAERLFELLDARTAVPDAGRRVPPRFSGEVRYEEVAFSYGDRPVLQGVSFTLRKGEVVALVGASGGGKTTLANLLPRFWDPTGGRITLDGVDLRELTLAGLRAQLAVVSQETVLFNDTVRANIAYGRPGLSDAEVERAARMAHAHEFIAALPRGYDTVVGEKGVLLSGGQRQRVAIARAFLKDAPILVLDEATSALDAESEREVQHALEALMGSGSSGGPRTTLVIAHRLSTIRGADRIVVIAGGRVVEVGRHEELLARRGEYARLHRIFEGGERGEVGLAAL from the coding sequence TTGACCGCCTACCTCCGCCTCCTGCGCTTCGCGGCGCCCTACCGGGCGCGTTTCGCGGCCGCGCTCGGCTGCATGGTCGTGCTGGCCCTGTCGACCGCGGCCTACGTGAACCTGCTCGGGCCGGTGCTGGAGTTCCTCTTCACCGGCCGGGCCCAGGCGGTCGCCAGCCTGGCGCGCTTCCTGCCCGCCTCGCTCGACCTCGCCGGCTGGCTCGGGCGCGTCGAGCGCGAGCGCATCCTCGCCCTGCTGCCGTTCGTCATCGTCGGCGTGGCGGTCGTGAAGGGGCTCGCCTACTTCGGGCAGTTCTACCTCATGGGCATGGTCTCGCAGCGGGTGATCGCCGACCTGCGCACCGCCATGTTCGACCACCTGCTCGGGCTCTCGCCGGACTTCTTCGCCAAGCGCCACTCCGGCGATCTGATGAGCCGCTTCTCCGCCGACGTGCAGTCGGTCGAGACCGCCGTCTCCTACGCGGTCTCGAGCTACATCCGCGACGGGCTCACCATCGTCGTCATGCTGGTGAACTGCTTCGTGCTCGACTGGCGGCTCTCGCTCATGGCGTTCGTCGCGGTGCCGGCGACGCTGCTCCCCATCGTCCGGTTCGCGAAGCGCCTCAAGCGCGTCACCCAGCAGTCGCAGTCCACGCTGGGCCGGATCTCGGAGCTGGTGCAGGAGGCGCTCTCCGGCATCCGGGTGGTGCAGGCCTTCGGGATGGAGCGCTACGAGTCGGCGCGGTTCCAGGCCGAGAACCGGCGCTGGCTGCGCATCATGCGGAAGAGCTTCCTCGTCCGCGCGCTCTCCTCGCCGCTCATGGAGGTCATGGCCGCGGTCGGCCTCTCGCTCGCCATCTCCTGGGTGGGCGGCCGCATCCTGCGCGGCGAGCTCGAGGCCGGGAAGTTCTTCTCCTTCGTGGCGGCGGTGCTGCTCCTCTACACGCCCGTGAAGCAGCTCGGGAAGGTGGGGCAGATCGCGCTCCAGGGCGGCGCGTCCGCCGAGCGCCTGTTCGAGCTCCTCGACGCCCGGACCGCGGTGCCGGACGCCGGGCGGCGCGTGCCGCCGCGCTTCTCGGGCGAGGTCCGGTACGAGGAGGTCGCGTTCTCCTACGGCGACCGCCCCGTGCTGCAGGGGGTGAGCTTCACGCTCAGGAAGGGGGAGGTGGTGGCGCTCGTCGGCGCCTCCGGCGGCGGCAAGACCACGCTCGCCAACCTCCTGCCGCGCTTCTGGGACCCGACCGGCGGGCGGATCACGCTCGACGGCGTCGACCTAAGGGAGCTGACGCTCGCCGGCCTGCGCGCCCAGCTGGCGGTGGTGTCGCAGGAGACGGTCCTCTTCAACGACACCGTCCGCGCCAACATCGCCTACGGCCGGCCCGGCCTCTCCGACGCCGAGGTCGAGCGCGCCGCCCGCATGGCGCACGCCCACGAGTTCATCGCGGCGCTCCCGCGCGGCTACGACACGGTGGTGGGCGAGAAGGGCGTGCTGCTCTCCGGCGGGCAGCGCCAGCGCGTCGCCATCGCCCGCGCCTTCCTCAAGGACGCGCCCATCCTGGTGCTCGACGAGGCCACCAGCGCGCTCGACGCGGAGAGCGAGCGCGAGGTGCAGCACGCCCTCGAGGCGCTCATGGGGTCCGGGTCGTCCGGCGGCCCGCGCACGACCCTGGTCATCGCCCACCGCCTCTCCACCATCCGCGGCGCCGACCGCATCGTCGTCATCGCCGGCGGCCGGGTGGTGGAGGTGGGCCGGCACGAGGAGCTGCTCGCCCGCCGCGGCGAGTACGCGCGCCTCCACCGCATCTTCGAGGGCGGCGAGCGCGGCGAGGTGGGCCTCGCGGCCCTCTAG
- a CDS encoding 3-deoxy-D-manno-octulosonic acid transferase yields the protein MHLLYALGSYVAFLLLLPVLLFHPKLRHGIPFRLGLYPRSFRRGAGAPRIWLHGASAGDLLSLQPMMQELKRRLPRCCIVVTTMTNSGLAMARKKLSEADVVLYAPYDLPLATRRAVRALRPDLLVLEYTEIWPNLIRATHAAGARIALTNGRFNPEKLPHYRALFRAIGNPLAAVDLFLMRSDEEAERALALGAAPDRVWVTGNTKFDALVPEADAARAAALRAEMGLAEGEPVLMAGSTHEGEEELLLGVYRELLRRRPALQLVIAPRYVERAGRIMAAAAEAGLSVRLRSGGPAAGHAQVTVLDTIGELATAYRLATLVFVGGSFVRRGGQNVLEPAGQGRPVLFGPHMENFKDSLQVLVGRGGIQVATPEQLLKVAQELLGRPDKIAELGELARQAVSQIRGASGRNVDHMLRLLPRRAADEVSEGAAG from the coding sequence ATGCACCTGCTCTACGCGCTCGGCAGCTACGTCGCCTTCCTGCTGCTCCTGCCGGTGCTGCTGTTCCACCCCAAGCTCCGGCACGGCATCCCGTTCCGGCTCGGCCTGTACCCCCGCTCCTTCCGGCGCGGGGCGGGCGCCCCCCGCATCTGGCTCCACGGCGCCAGCGCCGGCGATCTCCTCTCGCTGCAGCCCATGATGCAGGAGCTCAAGCGGCGGCTCCCCCGGTGCTGCATCGTGGTCACCACCATGACCAACAGCGGGCTCGCCATGGCCCGCAAGAAGCTCTCCGAGGCGGACGTCGTCCTGTACGCGCCCTACGACCTGCCGCTCGCCACCCGGCGCGCGGTGCGCGCGCTGCGCCCCGACCTGCTCGTGCTGGAGTACACGGAGATCTGGCCCAACCTCATCCGCGCGACCCACGCCGCCGGCGCCCGCATCGCGCTCACGAACGGGCGCTTCAACCCCGAGAAGCTGCCGCACTACCGCGCGCTGTTCCGGGCCATCGGGAACCCGCTGGCGGCGGTCGACCTCTTCCTCATGCGCTCCGACGAGGAGGCCGAGCGGGCGCTGGCGCTGGGCGCCGCGCCGGACCGGGTGTGGGTGACCGGCAACACCAAGTTCGACGCCCTGGTGCCGGAGGCCGACGCCGCGCGCGCGGCCGCGCTCCGCGCCGAGATGGGGCTGGCCGAGGGCGAGCCGGTGCTCATGGCCGGCTCGACCCACGAGGGCGAGGAGGAGCTCCTCCTCGGCGTCTACCGCGAGCTCCTCCGGCGCCGGCCGGCGCTGCAGCTCGTGATCGCGCCGCGCTACGTGGAGCGCGCCGGGCGGATCATGGCCGCCGCCGCCGAGGCCGGCCTGTCGGTCCGGCTCCGCTCCGGGGGCCCCGCCGCCGGGCATGCGCAGGTGACGGTGCTCGACACCATCGGCGAGCTCGCCACCGCCTACCGGCTCGCCACCCTGGTGTTCGTGGGCGGCAGCTTCGTCCGGCGCGGCGGGCAGAACGTGCTCGAGCCGGCGGGGCAGGGGCGGCCGGTGCTGTTCGGGCCGCACATGGAGAACTTCAAGGACAGCCTCCAGGTGCTGGTGGGCCGGGGCGGCATCCAGGTGGCGACCCCGGAGCAGCTGCTCAAGGTGGCGCAGGAGCTGCTCGGCCGGCCGGACAAGATCGCCGAGCTGGGCGAGCTGGCGCGCCAGGCGGTCTCGCAGATCCGCGGCGCCAGCGGCCGCAACGTCGATCACATGCTGCGGCTGCTCCCGCGCCGCGCCGCGGACGAGGTGAGCGAGGGGGCCGCCGGATGA